Sequence from the Paenibacillus riograndensis SBR5 genome:
TCCTATGATGAATCCGATCCTAACTTTACCGGCCAGCTGAGTACGATCAACCTGACCGATACTGCCAATTTTATCGGAACGAGCTACAGGCATTTGAACCGGGTCATTTACAAACTTACACAAGACGGTCTGATCGAACGGGGAAACGGACATCTGCTGGTCAAAGACAAGGCCGGGCTGGCCGCACTCGCGAGCCGCAATATTTATGAACCGAACGGAATGGAGTGAACTAGAAATGTTAATAGGATTAGTACTGGCGCTGGCCGCCGGTTCCCTGGTAAGTTTGCAGAATATTTTCAACAGCAAGGTCAATGAGCATACGGGGTCATGGTCCACTACAACCTTGGTATTGGGCATGGGGTTTATCGCTTCCCTGCTGATGGGACTGCTTATGGAAGGCAAAAATATGTTCACCCTGCAGCATATGCAGCCCTGGTATTGGTTCAGCGGCATGATCGGCGTAGGCGTAGTCATCTGTCTGGTGCAGGCCACCCGGCTGCTTGGGCCTACTTATGCCATTTCCATTGTGCTTACCTCACAGCTTGGGTTTGCGCTTCTATGGGATTCACTGGGCTGGCTGGGCCTGACCAAGGTGCCTTTTTCCTTCAATCAGCTTATCGGAGTACTCATCATTGTTGGCGGGATTCTGGTGTTCAAGCTAGGAGGAGCGCGTGAGCCTCAAAGTGATTCCTCAGCAGGCAAGCCGCAGCAGGTATTGAATTTGAAGTGAAAGTGAGCCTTCTGCGGCATCTGAAAGAAGCAGTAAAAAGTAAAAAACGCGCATCCGTATGGCGACGGGTACGCGCTTTTTTTATGCTTCAGATGGACAAGCCAGACTCTGACGGCGTTTTACTGCCAAGCAGTGCGCTTCTCCATTTCATATAGACTGCCCAGGCGTCACCGTTGTCCAGCAAATGTTTGCAGGTATAGACACCTTCTTCAATCGAATTGACTTTTCCGGCCAGATGCAGCCGGGCAGCCCCATTAAGCAGCACCTGATTGTAAAAGGCGATATGTCCGCCTCCTTGCAGCACAGCTTCCGCTGC
This genomic interval carries:
- a CDS encoding DMT family transporter, with amino-acid sequence MLIGLVLALAAGSLVSLQNIFNSKVNEHTGSWSTTTLVLGMGFIASLLMGLLMEGKNMFTLQHMQPWYWFSGMIGVGVVICLVQATRLLGPTYAISIVLTSQLGFALLWDSLGWLGLTKVPFSFNQLIGVLIIVGGILVFKLGGAREPQSDSSAGKPQQVLNLK